From the Euphorbia lathyris chromosome 6, ddEupLath1.1, whole genome shotgun sequence genome, one window contains:
- the LOC136232067 gene encoding uncharacterized protein isoform X1: MSQLSVLLQETARRETEVRTILGLLRLEDFDGGGRIRSNRGETMLRIKERLRFKGGFGCCGATWSFRHTGVPGRDDDESQQRQEQQQEEIERRNSDPNRSPGRVDLTNAASGMNLAAALAAERQFREANVGVSVSEGEGEEAGGRGTTPVRVSLMRLLEETETEMEAAESEKGKGGGGEGGNDTVCCVCMVRKKGAAFIPCGHTYCRVCSREVWVNRGNCPLCNRSIIEILDIF, from the coding sequence ATGAGTCAACTCAGTGTGCTATTGCAGGAAACGGCGCGGCGAGAAACGGAGGTGAGAACGATCCTCGGATTGCTCAGACTGGAAGATTTTGACGGCGGAGGAAGAATAAGGAGCAACAGAGGAGAGACGATGTTGAGGATCAAGGAACGCCTTCGATTCAAAGGCGGATTCGGATGTTGCGGTGCTACTTGGAGTTTCAGGCACACCGGAGTTCCAGGGAGAGACGATGATGAATCACAACAACGACAAGAGCAACAGCAGGAGGAGATAGAGAGAAGAAATTCAGATCCGAATCGATCTCCAGGAAGAGTGGATCTGACGAATGCTGCTTCAGGAATGAATTTAGCGGCGGCGTTGGCGGCGGAGAGGCAATTCCGGGAGGCGAATGTGGGAGTGAGTGTGAgtgaaggagaaggagaagaagcaGGAGGAAGGGGGACTACTCCGGTGAGAGTATCGTTGATGAGATTGTTGGAGGAGACGGAGACGGAGATGGAGGCGGCAGAGAGCGAGAAAGGAAAGGGAGGGGGAGGGGAAGGGGGGAATGATACGGTGTGTTGCGTGTGTATGGTAAGGAAGAAAGGAGCGGCGTTTATTCCATGTGGACATACTTATTGTAGGGTGTGTTCGAGAGAGGTTTGGGTGAATCGAGGGAATTGTCCACTCTGCAACAGATCCATTATCGAAATTCTCGACATTTTTtaa
- the LOC136232067 gene encoding uncharacterized protein isoform X2 has product MLRIKERLRFKGGFGCCGATWSFRHTGVPGRDDDESQQRQEQQQEEIERRNSDPNRSPGRVDLTNAASGMNLAAALAAERQFREANVGVSVSEGEGEEAGGRGTTPVRVSLMRLLEETETEMEAAESEKGKGGGGEGGNDTVCCVCMVRKKGAAFIPCGHTYCRVCSREVWVNRGNCPLCNRSIIEILDIF; this is encoded by the coding sequence ATGTTGAGGATCAAGGAACGCCTTCGATTCAAAGGCGGATTCGGATGTTGCGGTGCTACTTGGAGTTTCAGGCACACCGGAGTTCCAGGGAGAGACGATGATGAATCACAACAACGACAAGAGCAACAGCAGGAGGAGATAGAGAGAAGAAATTCAGATCCGAATCGATCTCCAGGAAGAGTGGATCTGACGAATGCTGCTTCAGGAATGAATTTAGCGGCGGCGTTGGCGGCGGAGAGGCAATTCCGGGAGGCGAATGTGGGAGTGAGTGTGAgtgaaggagaaggagaagaagcaGGAGGAAGGGGGACTACTCCGGTGAGAGTATCGTTGATGAGATTGTTGGAGGAGACGGAGACGGAGATGGAGGCGGCAGAGAGCGAGAAAGGAAAGGGAGGGGGAGGGGAAGGGGGGAATGATACGGTGTGTTGCGTGTGTATGGTAAGGAAGAAAGGAGCGGCGTTTATTCCATGTGGACATACTTATTGTAGGGTGTGTTCGAGAGAGGTTTGGGTGAATCGAGGGAATTGTCCACTCTGCAACAGATCCATTATCGAAATTCTCGACATTTTTtaa